The following proteins are encoded in a genomic region of Arachis ipaensis cultivar K30076 chromosome B02, Araip1.1, whole genome shotgun sequence:
- the LOC107624511 gene encoding protein FAR1-RELATED SEQUENCE 11-like: MGQEFSHEGVNSEHTSYDQYEQEEEKHEEIDVDYMDEDDTNVEPMFDYHGFDEGYNIDSLEDIGMIEFWNIRDEDVCHFHFSDVDIAFEFYNRYARTRGFSARKNRTRKSRAGALKLKNFVCHREGFRPPNNYGIGNLKRKPTPETRCGYSAMMEIRVDAPSGRWFISYFSDEHNHPLLDPRLTGLLPGHRFMSEADIGHMVNMKKGGISVGQIYRALANQAGGYEYLSFTQRDMYNKIAKQRRQLPGDAYAALKALEMTHLIITWMTT; encoded by the coding sequence ATGGGTCAAGAATTTTCTCACGAAGGGGTTAATAGCGAGCATACATCATATGATCAATATGAGCAGGAGGAAGAAAAACATGAGGAAATTGACGTGGATTATATGGATGAGGACGACACAAATGTGGAACCAATGTTCGATTATCACGGCTTCGATGAAGGGTATAACATTGACTCACTTGAAGACATTGGGATGATTGAATTTTGGAACATCAGAGATGAAGATGTATGTCATTTTCACTTTTCTGATGTCGACATTGCATTTGAGTTCTACAATAGATATGCAAGGACAAGAGGCTTTAGTGCTCGGAAGAACAGGACTAGGAAGAGTCGTGCGGGCGCACTTAAGTTGAAGAATTTTGTATGTCATCGTGAAGGATTTAGACCGCCAAATAATTACGGCATCGGAAACCTTAAGAGAAAACCTACACCCGAGACAAGGTGTGGCTACAGTGCAATGATGGAGATTCGTGTAGATGCACCTAGCGGTCGTtggtttatttcttatttttctgaTGAACACAATCATCCGCTTCTGGATCCTCGGTTGACTGGATTGCTCCCTGGGCATAGATTCATGTCCGAGGCTGATATTGGCCACATGGTTAACATGAAAAAGGGTGGGATTAGTGTTGGGCAGATATATCGGGCATTAGCAAATCAGGCAGGTGGCTACGAGTATCTCTCTTTCACGCAAAGGGACATGTATAATAAAATAGCAAAGCAGAGGCGCCAATTACCCGGTGATGCATATGCAGCTTTGAAGGCCTTGGAAATGACACATTTGATAATAACTTGGATGACCACATGA